One genomic segment of Natrialbaceae archaeon AArc-T1-2 includes these proteins:
- a CDS encoding acyl carrier protein, with the protein MSTTTESTVDEIVAERLGLAESAFDDETRFEEDVDAESLDLVELAEAVEATVGVHVPDEDLADLETVGEFKAYVAERA; encoded by the coding sequence ATGTCAACGACGACTGAATCTACGGTTGACGAGATCGTCGCCGAACGGCTCGGACTGGCGGAATCGGCCTTCGACGACGAGACGCGATTCGAAGAGGACGTAGACGCGGAGTCGCTCGACCTCGTCGAACTCGCCGAGGCGGTCGAGGCCACCGTCGGCGTCCACGTGCCCGACGAGGATCTGGCCGACCTCGAGACCGTCGGCGAGTTCAAAGCGTACGTCGCCGAGCGGGCCTGA